From the genome of Solanum pennellii chromosome 6, SPENNV200:
TGAACATGATCTTTTATGCAACAAAAAGTACTACCTATCTTTGTACTAATTTATATTGCATTGTTTGAATTTCAAGAGACAGTTTTTAATATTAAGACTGAATTTAgacatataatttttaagtgttttataataaaatttacatatttaaaaattagataaaaAGTATGATAAGTCGTAATAATTCTGATTTAATTTCAATGTTGATAGAGATGACTCAAAGAGAAGAGTTCATTGTTTAGGTCCTACTCTGGGTCTGTAGCTGACAGCGGCAGTGATTTTCTTATCGATTATTGTAGATTAATAAGACCCAAAACCTTAAAGGTTTAATCCAATGGCTTGTTTTAATTGACCACCtggaaatataaatgataaaaaaaaatattcttattagACACTTTCCgtttaaatttagaaaatgaCTTTTGGGCATGTGTGTTCTCAAGTACCTATTAAATTGACTACTTAAAATATGTATCaccttatttttaattatatacattagcctcaatatttattgtttataaaGTATATGATAAAACTTTTGGTATACACAGCATTAAGGCAACTATTGAACGATACAAGAAGGCAACTGCTGAAACCTCTAATGCTTGCACCACTCAAGAGCTCAATGCTCAGGTAATTAGTTAAGCAAAACCATTAGTGCTAATAACTTTTTGATGCTAAACAATAAATATTCATCATTAATTCTATTTCACGATggattattataaaaaaaacaaattattagcTATATGACAAAATATTGTTTTGGCTGTCATGTATGTAGTTTTATCAACAAGAATCAAAAAAGCTGCGCCAACAGATACAAATGATGCAGAATTCAAACAGGTAACACcataattaattcaataaattaaatttgggatgaattttaaaactaattcgATTAATCGTTTTCTAATAGTTTATAtgcacaaaatattttatatattccaCGTGTAGGCATCTGGTTGGTGAAGGATTAAGTTGTTTGAACGTAAGAGAGCTGAAGCAGTTGGAAAATAGACTTGAACGAGGCATCAGCAGAATCAGATCAAAAAAGGTAATATTTGTAAAATTGGTTGGATTACTAAAATATTGTTGTAAGTGCATACTATTGCATTGTTTGGAGTTGCAAACCATACACATTTTTATTGTGATAGACCTTAGAAGTTACTCGCGCTTTGAAGTTACGcgttatgataaaattatttcatgaaaatatgactCGGAAAGTTTGTTTCAAGCCATTTGGATCTGCTCACATATAGTACAAGGCCCTAACAAAAACTTTGATATGTGTCATATAGAGAAAGGAAACAAaaactttgatattatttttgtttggtaattaaatgaattataagaaaacaaatgaaTTAATTGAAACTTGATAAGAGTTAGACAACATTGATTATGATTCATTTTTTAGTCCATCGTGATCCAACTTGTCACAGATAATCGATATACGATCcgttcatttattaatttaactcACTTTAATTTGATCCGTTCATTTATTAACTTAACTCACTTTAATTTGATCTGTCCATTTGACAACATAACATGTAGTGAAAATGTTAGCCTAAGtagcaaaatattttatgttgattataCAAATCCTCATACAATAACTTTGATGTTTGTTATGTGGTTGAACAGCATGAGATGATACTGGCTGAAACTGAGAATTTGCAGAAGAGGgtaataatttattgaaaattgtttttatcctttttatgttttaggttCAGACTAAATATAATTATGCTTTGGCATATTTTATAGTCTTTTAACTTGCTGTTTTCATAGGAAATTCTACTGGAACAGGAGAATGCATTCCTTAGATCAAAGGTACTTAATTACTAGCACACATTTCTTTTAAATTGGTAAacttagaaaaagaaaacatttttatatttatagataGACATTAACATCGATAATCACTCAAACTtgttagtatatttttttagacaCTTAAACTATGGTCTATTCCActtcatgaaaatattattgctTTCAGATAGCAGAAAATGAGAGGCTTCAGGAACTAAGCATGATGCCAGCAGCAGGAGGACAAGATTACAGTGCAATACAGCAATATTTAGCAAGAAATATGCTTCAACTTAATATGATGGAAGGCCAAGGAGTCTCTTCCTATGATCCATTGCCTCCTCCTCATCATGACAAGAAGTCCCTTGAACTTCAGTAGAGTATGTAGTCTTCACTTCCTCAAACAATAATCTTTATATTGtcactattaatttttttagttcaaGTTATATACACTGTTAGAGTAATTAAGTAAAGTTTGTACTATCAATAAGTCACATATACATGTCATAGCAAATAACCTATCTTACTTTCGAGATTCCAAATATCACAGTACAAGTAGTATCATTTAGGTGACAAAGCCCAAATTTGAGCCAAGAGTCTTTCAGAGACAGTCTCTCTATCTCTATGAGGTAGGGTTAAGATTTGCATACACTCTACTCTctccagaccccacttgtgggatttcacCGGATATGTTCTTATTGAATATAATGTAAAAGATTTACACCAATGGTATATCTAGCTTGAACCTTTTTGTTGGAAAACTAAGCTCAAAATGTATGTTTGAACTTACCGATTTCTCCACTGATGATTCGTGTTTCTTTTGATGCAGATAAAATCCCCAGCAAGAGGTTTGAGAATTTTACAAAAGAACTTTTAATGTCTACAACCTATCAAGTAATCTCTAATGATTGTATGTTGCTTAAATTAGTACCTTATTTTGTGTATTTGAATTGTTTGTTTTGGGATTTGTAAGAAATTTGAACTTATGATGAGCTTAGAAAGTATGTTGAAGTTCATTTTCTATTAGTCTTATAGCCCTCAAAGTCAATAGAAATAGGACTGATAAACCAGCAAATCCGACTTATACGGAATGAGTACATATATACTTTCTGAAGATAATCACGAATACAGagaatttataaaacaaaagtaACAAAATCAGTTAATTATGAGGAACAAAAGATGTTATAACGTGAAATGAAAGTGGCAATACGGATGGTTCATAATTCTGATGGAAAGTTAGGTAGGGTGAAACCTCAGAGACAGGGAAAAAATACTTGCATCAAAGTACtagcatataaaataaaaaagactgGTTATGAGTTACCAATTGTCTTTAACAATTTTGCATAGCTCGAGTACGAATTTCCCTTCCTTGTACTTTTGCGATGGCTCAACAGTTCTTTCATACTTCCAGCCCAATACCTCGTCGCAATCCACACAGTGTATGTCAGCAATTGTGTGGAGACCAGTTGTGAGACGTTTTTGTTCATAGGTTCCAACAACAACATTTCTCACATGAGCAAAAAGGAAAGCCTTGCCTTTCTTTGACTGAAAAACAGATAGTTATTTTTTCTACAGTTAATGGACAGAAACCAGACGATCACAGATAAAGTGCACGACAATACCAATCTAGTAACTATACATGGGCAGATGAAATCGTTCACCTGGAAGTTGGTAGAGATGATATCATCGTGAAATGAGACATGTCTTCGACATTTGTAGCAGCTGTAAGAGCGAGTTTTGACTAATTCATCCATCCAACAAAACCGTAAGACAAAAGTTAATACTTAACACCAGGACAACTGGATACAAGGAGTAAGCCAAACTTAGAAGGAAATGAAAACGATCCAGAAATCTGTACTAGTTTATACTTACAAAATTACATCAACAACTAATAGAATAGATACTGACCTGTGAGCTCCTCAGTCTCTCTTTGAGCTTTCTCTAAGCTATCTTTCAATTCACGAATTTCTTTTTCTGCCTCTAAACGAGCAGTACGCTCTTCCTCCAACTGCTTTTCAAGACTATGCATAGTCTTGTTCATCTTAGATTCAACCTATCAAATATGTATAGATAGGTCCATAAAATGCTCAAAAgcactattaagaaaaaataagatGAACTACCTTCATAGACCATAGCCAAAAACTAGAATTCGTTATgagtcaaataatattttatctcGTATAAGGAATTTCCCAAATTAAACTTTTAgcattaacaaattaaaataaataatctaataTTCATGTTTGACAATACTTTTGAATGCAATTTACAAATAGATAACTTTCCTGATGAACAAAACTCAATTAATTTCATCCCAAAATTTGCAAATTGGCCTCTCGCAAGAGACTGTCGAAAGTCGAAGCTGACATCAGCTATCAATGTAGCTGTTGAAAATGATTTCTGCAATAAATGTCTCGCAGAAACGAGAACGTATTGAGCTAGAACAAAAGCAATTTAACAGTCTCACTTTTTTGGTCTGTTTCTCTCTGTGAAAACAGAAAATCATATCTTTCAGTGTTGTCCCACCGCTTATTAGACGTAGAATatcttaaaaaggaaaaaaagagaggCTAATCGAAACAAATTGATGATTATAGCAACTTAGGCAAAAGTGTGCCTACAGTGGTACCTACCATTGTAGTTATTCGCCTTTTTTGCTCCACTAAAGAGAACCTCTGCAGTCGTTCCTTCAACTCAGTTACCCCTTCCTTTAAATCTCCGAGCATAGAACTAACCTCCAATGAGTCATTACGAAGCTTCATCTTCTATAAATGAGAAGATGAAAAGATAGGTTATTGCTCCCCTTCATCTCCACATTAAGAAAATCCAACAAATTAGTTAATGTTGTATACATACCTTTACTTCCTCAAATAAGTTACTCGTATATGGTTTTCCACAGGTTGTTTCTACAACCATATTCACATGGAAAATAAGTTCACTCAATTGTTTAGCTTTCTTCGCTGGATCTTCAGTTTTATTGTCGAAAAGCACTTGTCTATTCCCACACATCTTAAGAACTTCCTGCAATGGTAGGAAGAATTAATTTTGGAACGATCTACACATTCTTGAGCACGCAAAGGTGAAAATAGCAATGGACAAATGGGAGTATTTTTAAagtaactataacaattctctAGTAGATTCATCCCAAAAACTGAATACATTTAGCTACGGAAGGAAAAAGAATTGTCATGAGCCAACAAAAATTCTTCGTGAATATAACCGTTGAAGAATGAAGATCAAGAAATCATCCAAAATTGGAACAAAATGAAGAAGCCTCTTAAGTAGACGAATGTTAAAACACCTGTATATTAGTTAGTAGAATCAGTCAGCTTATTCCAAAGGATATAGTGCAAATACATTAAACAATAAATCTCTGAACGGGACTTTACCTTTAAATCCTCGGGGCAGGAATGATCTAAGTGATCATTCAAAGAGTCATTATCTTCGAGCTTATCCCCTCCAGTGAAGACCACAATCATGTAATCAGTAATTTTGGTCCCAAAGAGCTTCTTAAAGTACTGGATAGCAGCCTGTTCTTCTTTTGAAAAGCTAGTTCGTACagacaaaacaaaaagaacagCGTGGACACCAGCATCAGCCAAATCAATGCATTTACCAATTTCTTTTCCAACTAATCCAGATTCAGCTGTAAAACAAAATCCTGCATTTTCCACAAGGCACAGACTAAGCTATCAGTGACTTTACAGATTATCTGACGGATATAAGAAATAGCGAAGCAAGATTCAGAAAATTCATGTTATCTACTAGGCAAATTTCCTATGATGGTATTCACTTTTCCCATATACTAAGGCGTTCTTTCTGCAAATGTAATGCATCATTAGCTTGTTTCAAGTATGCTACAACAACATACCCCGTGTAATCCCACAACTGGTATCTGAGGGAGGTGGTGTGTACACAGCCTTACCTTTACTATGTGAAGGTAGAGAGACTGTTTTCAGATAGACCCTCGGGGTTTCAAGTATACTACTTGTCATATAATAGGAAATGTTAATcatacacacataaaataattGACTCTACACTTCTCTTAGAATTAATTGACTTCAAGGTTCTAGTTAACACATAACAGTAAAAAACGAGCTCATTCATAATTGACAATACCAGGGGTATCGATGACATCAAGAATCTGTCCATCGTCTAATCGAGTCCTTTGAATCTCACAAGTTCTTGTAACAGCCCCAGCGCTAGACCTCAACTGGAATGCATCTCTACCAAGAATGCTATTGCCTGTAGCACTTTTTCCTTCACCTATACACCCAATCATAAGTAGTGTCTGAGCTTCATTCGCAATAAACTCCCAATCATCACTGACTGAATTTCCTCCCATCGTATCTTATCGGATCAAATTACCTTAAGCAACAGGTCACAGTCAGGTTAACCATGAAACAGCTGAATTAAAAGATCATCAACAACAAACCAAGTCTTTCTGATTGTTATATAAATCTATATAATGGTAACCCTTCAAGCCATTGGAAGCAGAACAAAATAGCCACTTTTTTTAAGAAGGGATTTCACATGCATATCTAAAAACCTTTAACAATGATATCCAAGACGGATTAGTTCCTGGATATGGGAAAACTAAGATCAGGATCATGTTTAGGCCGAACTTAGTAACTTACAAATTTTAagtttaactcaattatttacACTTGAAACCATAAttgtaaaattcaaaaacaataaGGTTCAAAATTCTGGCTTCGCTTCTGATCTCATAGACTGAGATATTACAATATCTACATTTTCTTGGTGGAAATCAGGTTTTAAGTCTATTAAATCTAAAAGTAATGACAAGGTTAACAAGGGCACGTATGAATATTCACTTATGATAAATATATTGAAGGGTTGGAATTAATGACAATGTTCTTCGTCGAAAAATTATATAGTATCTATAGTAATTTAATAACTACTTATCGACGAAAGAACTAATATAAGGAATTCCTGATAATACAATGTCATATTTCACACAATTATACACACAAAAGCAATATAATAGTAGAGATTTCTACATTATAATAAAGAAGTAGAGAGCCAAAATAGATGGAGCATAATTTTGCTAACCTATAGAGAGTGGGGCTGCAGGAGATTGACTAGTGACGGCAGATAATCTCTTTattattaagagaaaaaaaaaggagtatTGGGccacaataaaacaaaaaaataggcCTTGATTAGTGCGTTAATATCTCCGGTGAAAATAACCAATTTTTAacccaaaaaataatatttaaataaaattatttaagcTAAAATATATAGAACAATGCCAGCGTTATGGTGTTAAGGTTGAATTCTTTTACAAGTGAAACTTGTACGGAATTTCAAAATGTACAAGATCAAACTCAAGGAAAGATAGATGCAGTTTAAACTTAGAaagattcaaattcaaatatttttatgaagtttgaaattgatagtAATGGCAGAATTTTAAAATAGACATTATgagtaaaataattataataataatatatatatatatatgataactTTATGATTGTATCTTGGTGTTTGAAGAATAATTGGTTCAAAAAAATTACtaggaaattatatttttaaagtcgGGTTGGAACTCTAGCATATTGAGCTGGAGTGCCGcttattagatttttttttattttttttttggaatctCAACAAATCGTGCTGGAATTTGACTCATTAGAGTCTCGAGGTTCAGCCTACCACATTAGAGTTCTTCATGTTATAGGAAAGAGTATTTTTATCCTAATATTATTTCCACATTAGAGAAATGTTTATATATGTTGAATAGTTTTGAGATGGTGATTAACACTTAATTAACCGTCCTAGTGGATGTTTGTCAATGTATCTCccaaatatatgttaaaatagCATATTTATCTCTAGCAAATTAATGATAATTCTCATCCTATAAATAAGATTCATCTCGGATAATTACTGGTGTAATTAGTTCTTTTTCAAGAGAATAATGGTgaaattttaatgaaagaaaaaaaaaagtgaatgatGGGGATAGTGAAAACTGAAAAAgttgatgaaagaaaaaaaattaaatagtgaaagatgaaaataaatttaatgatatTAAAGTATAAGAAGAAGTGTAAATGGGTAATGGAGGTAGAATTTGATTTAAAGTTGGactgttttgaaaaataaaatttgaatacaaattattttctaaaatattgacattttgatattttcaataattattttaaagtttagatgtttttactaattaagttaaggATTATGgctaatttgataatttttctttaaaaaatataaataattaatttttttttaattagaaagaGTCCTGATAACTCCTAACTGCGACTTTCGAGTGGCCAAAGAAGGCAGACGATATTGAAATCCGTCTCCTCTCTATTTCTCtttctctccattttttttgaagtttatatttGAATTAGTGATACAtagattaatttataaatatattttatatttgatattaaaaattattgcaATCCTActatctttcttttattttctttttaaattaatcattttatcTTAGAGAAGGAGTGTGGCTGAACAAAAGGCGAAAATAGCTCAGAAGGGAATGTGTATGTTTTGGAAGTTATGGTTACTCGGGTGTTAAATGGGCGTGTTGGATTGAATCGCCCTCAAAAAGGTTGCGttcaaataagcaaaataacGGGTTGGTTCTTGATCCgtttaattcgattcaattaatctcaatgattttaatatagtgatatttaacttttataatcacaattcgaATTTCagctcaatatttttttttgaaaaaagtaacaaattaatagataaatcctaaaatatattaaatagataataattcatacatttaatataggAATATATGTTCGTAAAGAGTTCTAAAACGGGTTGAAATTAGATATTAAATTGAGCTCAATTGAAAATTCTCTTAAAATTGATTAGACTTGAATGAGTTGAAATTAAAATCCAATTTAAATTATCTTAAACCGAACTCTTAAAATTCTGAACGAATTAAGCAGACTACCTATGTTCGGGTTCATTTTTAACACCCGTAATTGCACTCGATTTGACTTCCACCCTCTTCCATTTTGTGGAATTGACAATATGTAGTTGGATGTGCATTTTCATTTGCAACGTGCACGTGAGTTCTTCGAttataatagcaaattatttagttttaaaatatttattttataattaataatatcacttattttgaattataaatttcaaaaattaatctttcttatttaaatttgtgtCAAAACAAATTACCTCGTATAAATTTGATTGATAAAAAATTGCTAATGGGAGAGCCTATCAGGAAAAAAACTAATGCCATGTTGAAATATATCATACAGCCATTTTATTAGcctatattaaaaattataataaatagaaataatttagtaaattatttttttttatacatggtgtatattttgtttaaaatgatAGTGATTAAATGGGATGAAAGGAGACTTAAATTTGTAATTGACAAAATCTAACACTCCCTCAGTCCCATTTTACAGTCCCATTTTACaagaaaggaaattttttaaaatttgtggttcaaaataaattatgaaaattgatatgattgtaaattattttattaagcataaaatagatattttacacataaattaaattgagacagagggagtaatatataaatatgtctttAATTTGTGCCTTTCAACTTTTGATCTCTAcgaatagatttttttttttaaaattaaataaatagattaCGTCATTTAGGATTCATGtgttttctaatttaattttatataaaatttaagggGCCGTTTGGTTactggttagagttatgcaagtattagttatgcagggttaagttatgcatgtattagttatgcagggttaagttatgcaggtattagttatgtaggtattagttatgcaggatTTTATGCAAGGTTTAGTTATGTTGAGTTTAATTATGCGGGTATTAACTATGCGGATATTAGTTATGTAggtattattttgttatgtagagattataatacatgaattataactattgaatattaaacttgttgtaaatcattaatatatattatttacaaaataataatacatgctaataaaatgtgaaatatattcaataatatataattctaatatttgattagcatatgtaccataaaaatatatacaatcaaatttttaatattaaaaaaaattatatttgcataaataagtaaaaatggtaaatatataaaaaaaaatgaaaatagtctatatataataggaaaacagtaaagtttcaattaaaaaaaatttaaaagaaatgaaaatggtctatatataaaaagaagttaacaaaacaaaggaaaacaataaagttatcaattaagaaaaataaaatttatagggTAAATctgtaatttatcatttttatatatgtataactaatactcACATAACTTATTTCACCTTCTACCCTGCATAACGTCACACATAGATTCCCTCATAAGTTATGTTGGTATTAATTATGTAGCACACAAAAAATGTAACTAAACACCgtataaattaatacatgaataatttttatacaacaTTTAAATTCTTACTAACCAAACATGGTATAAGTTATGCTAACTTTTATACCTAACACACAACTTCTATCaaacattataaaattaatgtaacttttaatacatgtataagaTGTTTCTTATACAATAACCAAACGGCTCCTAAGTGTTTACTTGAATATTCAAGATTGAagagaaataaatataaaattagttcAAGTTACGTATTGTcccataaaaaataatcatgagAAATGGACCTAAAGTGCGGCTTTTTAAGTGGAGATGAAACGTTCTTAAGAAATTGATAAGACAAGGTTTGAAAGTACTTTAAAATGACTAAGATATACTTTCATAGGAATAGTATTACATACTTGAAATTCTTCTACAAAGACAAGGGTCCAATTGACTTTTTAGTAGGGTCAAGCTGCTCAGTAACCAAGAAAAGTTTATTTATTCACTACTACGTTAAGTCAACATATCATCTAAgcgaaaaaaaataattaagaaccAAACCTATCTTTTTCAATAGATAGATATGAATGATGGAAGTGCATTTTTAAGTGATAGTTGGAAATTTGCAAGCAATGAAGCTCGGACCATAGTTCTTTTCACAGACTCTGTATTTAATTTgtactaaaaaattatatacttaCAATCGCTAACaaaattgatttatgatttagTGGTAAGGAAGTCACCACGGAAATGTTTTTCACACTAGAGTTGAGGGTTTCAATCCCgctctattttttaaaaggatATTTGGAATTCAGATTCTTAATCCTGATTTCACCTGGATAAAACTGTATTTTGTTTCAAGGctgaaacaaaatttttctgtgGAAATCGTAGGAGTTGAgtctattattttctttaaaactgTGCTTATTTTTATCCCAAACTTAAAAGTTCGGGATGACTCAATTGGTTTGGAGGGTGGTTATCCAGACGAATGACTTGGGATCGATCCCCTTCAATGTCTTATGAATTGAGTTTGTCGTATAGAGTTTACCTAATGTGGTTTACATTTCCTGTGTGGTTTGTAGCGGGTTATATttgttaggaccggaaataaacaggtgtaaacgcggaagctagcaaagcaaacttcaaaagaccacgagtaagaagacaacgagaaatataccaaaagacacaaagatttaacgtggttcggtcaatcgacctacgtccacaacgGAGATgtgcaatccactataaatatgagagtacaaaatacagagagaaacaacctcaaccaattcactcggaatacatgggaggcttacacaagtgataacatatcaagcttgtgacccataaattttctccctaaccaaaactctcaaagcccttaagactacattgtgaatgctgattaagttagaaggaacattcctctatttatagagtgctaaaccttttcctacaagaaaagaattagtcaattcaaaacctttttctaaaaggaaaatctatttatggtaagaaatttagggcaaataaaatcCAACAATATTGGGGTTccaaaaagaaggaaaaaatacGTTAAGACGTGGAAATGCCTAATATTCTCCTTGCTTAGAATGATTGTCACTTTATTTTTTACTCAAAAGCCACTCTCAACTATAGGTATTTCACTTAGAATGTCAGTAATTTGGTAATAAGTTATAAGATTGTGGGAATTGCAGGGTTGTGTGATTTTTCTGGTGATCCAGAGATTTTTAGGAATGAAATTGTTAAGTGTGTTGATTTGGCTAAAGAGGGCATCCATGCTGTTCTTTCTGTAAGAACTCGTTTCTCAAAAGAACATCAAGCAGCTACCCAGAGTTCTTTGGTAACAAAATAAATGACTACATGATTGTGGTATTCACTGGCGGAGATGATCTTGAAGCTAGTCGTATGACTTTGGATGATTATCTTGTGGGCTCAATGTTGGTTgaattttttcaagttagtaTCACGTAAGtcgaaaaagggtagaaaattacttataaaataagttcaaaataataggatcttataatataatataaatgtgtctctggaatttcggatATAGATTGAAAACAAATGAGGTCTAAAAAAGAGTCTTTGATAAGGCCCCACTGCGACTTTCAAGTGGCTTAAGGAAGGCAGAGCCAATATCTACCGGTAATGGCATGTTGAAAGTAAACTACATATATCGGTATTCTTTTAGCATTAGATAAGTATGTTTGatatttaaaagaagaaaaaaatagtctagttttatgaaataagaataatttagtaaaaaataacTTGAATTGGTTAAAACACCAATTAAAAATGGGATCTGTActcaaattaacaaaaattgaaagagaGTAAATCATGAGGAGGCCTAAAGTGTGACTTTCAAGTGGAAATAAAACATCTTTGGAAAATGTAAAGGCAGGGGGAAAGCCTTTCGACTGTCTTTTCATCGTTACCCAAGAAAggctttatttattttactctcaactctcaacatatcttcttcACTCTCTTCAACTGCAAACTGTTTTCCTAAGAGCAGGTATTAAGTGTTATACTGTTTCCTCTTATTACTTCTAGATAGTTCCATAGTATGATAAAACCAGCAATGTAGGCTGGGAAACTATTGCCTTcctccattaatggaggttGAGCTCCCATCAACAATAAGAGGAGAAGAAGATGATATTTTGGATTGAAAAATACTTAACTTGATCAATACAATGtagatgtgtatatatacatattaatggAGAGCTAACAGATATAACAGACAAATTTCtggaaaaatacaaaaactgtAAATgcttaactaactaactaattactTGAATGAATAGtgcctaactaactaactaactaattaagcTACTAACTAATTAAGCTAATCTTATCATAGTATGTACTCTGTCATCTAATCATCTGAATATGTACTACTTAGTTTTATCAATGGaaaatcattttcttcattAGTGTTTACTGGCGATGTGTATGACTTGATCCTTTTCTGTTAACATCATATTAACCCTGATCTGAGCCCCTTTTATTTTAGGTGATGGGTGGAAGTGCAATTTTAAATGAGGATTGGGAGTTCACAAATAATGAAGCTCGGACAGTGGTCCTGATTGGACCTACTGGTGATGGCAAGAGTTCTACTGGCAATAGCATTCTTGGGGGAAAGATATTTAGGTCAATGACTCAATCTGCTGGAGTTACGGCTACTTGTGAGGTCCAACAC
Proteins encoded in this window:
- the LOC107022970 gene encoding protein yippee-like At4g27745 — translated: MDELVKTRSYSCYKCRRHVSFHDDIISTNFQSKKGKAFLFAHVRNVVVGTYEQKRLTTGLHTIADIHCVDCDEVLGWKYERTVEPSQKYKEGKFVLELCKIVKDNW
- the LOC107022584 gene encoding agamous-like MADS-box protein AGL11 isoform X2, yielding MGRGKIEIKRIENNTNRQVTFCKRRNGLLKKAYELSVLCEAEIALIVFSTRGRVYEYSNNNIKATIERYKKATAETSNACTTQELNAQFYQQESKKLRQQIQMMQNSNRHLVGEGLSCLNVRELKQLENRLERGISRIRSKKHEMILAETENLQKREILLEQENAFLRSKIAENERLQELSMMPAAGGQDYSAIQQYLARNMLQLNMMEGQGVSSYDPLPPPHHDKKSLELQ
- the LOC107022584 gene encoding agamous-like MADS-box protein AGL11 isoform X1, with product MMILCMGRGKIEIKRIENNTNRQVTFCKRRNGLLKKAYELSVLCEAEIALIVFSTRGRVYEYSNNNIKATIERYKKATAETSNACTTQELNAQFYQQESKKLRQQIQMMQNSNRHLVGEGLSCLNVRELKQLENRLERGISRIRSKKHEMILAETENLQKREILLEQENAFLRSKIAENERLQELSMMPAAGGQDYSAIQQYLARNMLQLNMMEGQGVSSYDPLPPPHHDKKSLELQ